ATAATCGGTCATCACCGACGCTTCGTAGCCTGAAAGTTTGCGAACTTCCCACCACCGAACCAGCCGTTGTAGGAGTGACCCTGTTGCATCGGCCGAACGTGTCTGATACAATGTCCGGCAGTCTTCGGCAACCAGGATCTTCCGTGGGCCCGTGGTATGGCGCACATACTCGGACGTACGCATGAAAAAGCTAACGATGTCGGTTATGGATTCCTGCCTCAGAATGTTGTCCACCACAACGTTAAACGAATCACGGGTGTAGTATGCTATTTCCAACGGAAGGCTGGTCCACAACGAGCGAATGCACCCGATACCGGCTGTTAACGGATTCAGCCTAACCACATGGAGCTCAACCCCCAAACGGGTGATAGCCTGAATATACTCGGCCGGGAGATCAGCCGACTGATTAAAAACCACGGCGATGACCCTGTTGTTATCGGCAAGAAGCCGAAGAAGATGAAATGCCTTTACCCGGTCACCGCCAATCAGAGGCCAGGGAAACCTGGGTGATAAAAAGAGCACCGTGTTCAATATGCGCCTCGTCCGCCCAGTACTGCCGCTGCTGTTCGGATAACAATGTACAGGTCAAGGAAGAGCGACCAGTTGCGCATATAGTAATGGTCAATGTGCGGGCGTTCTTCAAACGGTCCGTCAGCTCGAACTGAAATCTGCCATAGTCCAGATAGCCCGGGTTTGGTGTACTCTTGCAAATTGGCAACAAGCTTCATGGTGTCTGCAGAGAGATCACCAAATTCTCGTTCTGCAAGCGGACGTGTTCCCACAAGCGACATATCGGCTCGGATAACGTTGAACAGCTGGGGAAGTTCATCAAGTGAGTATTTACGCAGAATTCGTCCAAGCCTGGTAACGCGGGGATCCTCCTTTAGCTTATGGTATCGTTTGTACTCTTCACGGGCCCGACTATCTTCCGCAAGAATTGCCGCAAGCCTGGCCTCGGCGTTATTATGCATCGTCCGGAATTTTAGGATGGTAAACTTCTTTCCTTTCTCGCCGATCCGCTCCTGACGGAACAGGATGGGTCTTCCATTCAACACCAAAACCAAAACCGAGACCACAAGCATAATCGGCAGAGCAAGCATCAGCAGCGGTATTACCATCGCTATGTCAAACAGTCGCTTCTTGAGCCGAAGGGCAGGATATCGCAGACGCTGCTCTACATCTCCAATCGCCTGTGCATCGGCAGTCGTGTTTGAAATCCAGATTACCGAAGGGTTTACGTTTTCACCGATTACGGTAATATGGTCAAGGTGCTGGCAGTACTCATCAATGATTGAGCGAACCTTTTCAATACGTTTATGCGGCATCGTTACGATACCATGCTTTATCCGGTAGGTTGTACAAATCGGCTCAATCGTCTCCAGGCCGCCAATCACCGGAACTCCTTCATGATAACCGTACTCGGCAGTTTCGCTATCAGGTTCAACGATGACCATGGGCCGCAAGCCAAGCTGGCGGTGATTTCTAAGAACATCCACCGTCCGTTTTGCCATACTGTTTACGCCGACAATTAAAACCGGAATACCGTACCAGTCGAATCGTCCCAGCCACCGTCGTAAGGCCATTCTGGCCATGGCAAGCGTAGGAACCGAAACAAGGTACGAGCCAAGCAAAATAGAACGGACGTATGGCGGCCAGTCTCTGCTAAAGAACGAAACCGCTATAACCAGGGCAAAAACACCGGTTATCGTGTAAAATGTATTCCTGAGCTCAGCAATTGCACACGTACCATAACCGGGATAGTTTCCCCGCCAGGCCGATGCGAGCGTGTTACCCAGCACAAGGGCTGCCCCAATAAGGGCGTAGCCAGAAAACGGGATCGATGTTGGGATGCTGAAAGAGCGGATCATTAATGCCAGCCATAGGACGGCAGTTATAACAAACGCGTCATTTGCAATGAGCAGAACAGTTGTTGCCAACCGCCCGGCACGCAGGTCAGGGGCACGTTCTATGCCCCGCGCCGTGGCTTTTACATCCTCACCAAGTTCCAGCAAAGTTGGTATGTGCATGCCTGATTGAGTTTCTGGATTGGCCGAATTTAATCTGCCGGCTCATAAAAAGTCCAAAATTAGGAAGTTCAGCTGATACCACGACTATCCGAACCGGACATTTCATCGTCGGAATCCGTCAGAATGTATTGTAAACAATCCATATCGGAAACCGTTTCAAGGAATCTGCTGGGCATGCCAAGCACGTCATGGTGCTCTCGTTGGTAGGTTACCAGCGGATAGGTAAGAATGAGCGTGTCTTTTGCCCTGGTACAGGCAACGTACAGCAGACGCCGTTCCTCTTCAACCATGCCTTTGCTGCCCTGACTACGTGCCGATGGGATATTGCCTTCATTAACAGATATAACAAACACTGAGTTCCACTCGAGTCCTTTTGCACTGTGAATGGTGCTCAGGGTTAAAAATTCCTCGTCATCACCGTCGGCTGATCGTGCTTCAGCCGTATGGCTGGGGGGCTCCAGTGCAATATCAGCCAGGAATTTCGAGGTAGAGTCATACCGGGAGCAGATATTGGTCAGTACTTCAATATCCGTCCATCGTTTCTGGGCATCATCATGTTTATGGTTCATCACAGGCTTATACCATTCTGCCAGTAGCTGGGTCCGGCTGCCGGGACGTGCATCTGCCTGAGCCCCTTTCAGGATATCCCGTAACTGGGTAATACTGTGAGAAACATTTTCGGGGAGATTGGGAAGGGGGCAATTCAATGGGTCGGGAGCAGCCGCAAATCCGTCAATAATGGTTCGCGCTGTTTGTGTACCCACACCGTGGAGGAGCATCAGAACCCTGTACCATGCAAGGGTATCATTCGGGTTTTCCGTGATTCGGAGCAGGGCCAGGATATCCTTGATGTGCGCTGATTCAACAAAACGGATGCCGCCAAATTTACGATACGGGATGTTGGCTCTGTCCAGCTCGATCTCGAGATCAAACGAATGATACCCGTTCCGAAATAACACCGCAATCGATCCCAGCGGAATCCCCTGCTCACGCTGTTCAAGAACTGTCTGCACTACATATTCACTTTGCTGACGTTCGGTGGCGCATGCTACCCGGATCGGTAGGTCGCCGTGTTCGCGCGATGTTACCAGCTCCTTATTGAACATACCGGGAGCGTTTCTAATGATGGTGTTACAGATGTTTAGTATGGGTTGGGTGCTGCGGTAGTTCTGCTCAAGCGTGATAACTTCACAGTGGTCAAAGGATTGTGCAAAGGCGTGAATATTGGCGATATCGGCACCGCGAAACGAGTAGATACTTTGAGCATCATCGCCAACTGCCATCACGTTGCCGGTGCGGCCAGCCAAGGCTGTAATGATTGCATGCTGCAGCACGTTGGTATCCTGGTACTCGTCAACCATGATGAATTTGTATTGCTTTCGCAGCATGGTGCCATACGTTTCATGTTGGGCAAGACTCAGTGTAAACAACAGCAAATCGTCGTAAT
This is a stretch of genomic DNA from Ignavibacteria bacterium. It encodes these proteins:
- a CDS encoding exopolysaccharide biosynthesis polyprenyl glycosylphosphotransferase, which produces MHIPTLLELGEDVKATARGIERAPDLRAGRLATTVLLIANDAFVITAVLWLALMIRSFSIPTSIPFSGYALIGAALVLGNTLASAWRGNYPGYGTCAIAELRNTFYTITGVFALVIAVSFFSRDWPPYVRSILLGSYLVSVPTLAMARMALRRWLGRFDWYGIPVLIVGVNSMAKRTVDVLRNHRQLGLRPMVIVEPDSETAEYGYHEGVPVIGGLETIEPICTTYRIKHGIVTMPHKRIEKVRSIIDEYCQHLDHITVIGENVNPSVIWISNTTADAQAIGDVEQRLRYPALRLKKRLFDIAMVIPLLMLALPIMLVVSVLVLVLNGRPILFRQERIGEKGKKFTILKFRTMHNNAEARLAAILAEDSRAREEYKRYHKLKEDPRVTRLGRILRKYSLDELPQLFNVIRADMSLVGTRPLAEREFGDLSADTMKLVANLQEYTKPGLSGLWQISVRADGPFEERPHIDHYYMRNWSLFLDLYIVIRTAAAVLGGRGAY
- a CDS encoding ATP-dependent helicase translates to MKKLVLKRSSNPPSEKRYAIAYRDVLNEAQYKAVMHTNGPALVLAGAGTGKTRTLTYRVARLVEDGADPTSILLVTFTRKAAAEMIQRAGALLGKRCDRIAGGTFHAFGYKLLQRFGKALPEFFTTKSITVLDQMDAADAMHLVRARFDLSKPKSRFPHASTLLNLASKSINTMTPLRDIIATDLPRFVKQTDEIAVVIREYQKYKRANALVDYDDLLLFTLSLAQHETYGTMLRKQYKFIMVDEYQDTNVLQHAIITALAGRTGNVMAVGDDAQSIYSFRGADIANIHAFAQSFDHCEVITLEQNYRSTQPILNICNTIIRNAPGMFNKELVTSREHGDLPIRVACATERQQSEYVVQTVLEQREQGIPLGSIAVLFRNGYHSFDLEIELDRANIPYRKFGGIRFVESAHIKDILALLRITENPNDTLAWYRVLMLLHGVGTQTARTIIDGFAAAPDPLNCPLPNLPENVSHSITQLRDILKGAQADARPGSRTQLLAEWYKPVMNHKHDDAQKRWTDIEVLTNICSRYDSTSKFLADIALEPPSHTAEARSADGDDEEFLTLSTIHSAKGLEWNSVFVISVNEGNIPSARSQGSKGMVEEERRLLYVACTRAKDTLILTYPLVTYQREHHDVLGMPSRFLETVSDMDCLQYILTDSDDEMSGSDSRGIS